Proteins encoded in a region of the Pseudothermotoga elfii DSM 9442 = NBRC 107921 genome:
- a CDS encoding ferritin-like domain-containing protein, producing MNEQTKLVLKYALAREIEGRNFYKDWLSKLSNSQLKDIFKQLAEMEQAHAEYIESLLKDEIDAGLSFQGSQYFENRKLQEIGEKDEFLTDLSVLRMAYLIEHDFANFYESAAQKTDDLKMKDSLISLANWEKEHRDMLRELYDESMKQFWDDQGFVPLF from the coding sequence ATGAATGAACAGACGAAATTGGTGCTCAAATATGCCCTTGCACGCGAGATAGAAGGCAGAAATTTTTATAAAGACTGGCTTTCCAAATTAAGCAATTCTCAATTGAAGGACATATTCAAACAACTTGCAGAGATGGAACAGGCGCACGCCGAGTATATAGAATCTCTTTTAAAAGATGAAATTGATGCAGGATTATCTTTTCAAGGTTCACAATATTTTGAAAATAGAAAACTTCAGGAGATAGGAGAAAAAGATGAGTTTCTGACAGATCTGTCTGTTTTAAGAATGGCATATCTGATAGAACATGATTTTGCAAATTTTTACGAGAGTGCCGCTCAAAAAACAGATGATTTGAAGATGAAAGATTCGCTTATTTCTCTTGCTAACTGGGAAAAGGAACATAGAGATATGCTCAGAGAACTCTATGATGAATCAATGAAACAGTTCTGGGATGATCAGGGCTTTGTGCCTCTTTTTTAG
- a CDS encoding HNH endonuclease, which yields MKDFDSIKEYVKIRDNYQCHYKDLRSDIQCSEKLTADHIIPRSKGGTDNPTNLVCCCETHNMAKGNMSYEEFTGKKLPKIRDFRSTVFMNVLRDYLVPKLQKIAYTFGLYTKRTRREWGLEKSHINDAIAITGIRPKKQDDVWYYCEAS from the coding sequence ATGAAAGACTTTGACAGTATAAAGGAATACGTAAAGATAAGAGATAACTATCAATGTCATTATAAAGATTTAAGATCTGATATACAATGTTCAGAAAAACTAACAGCAGACCATATAATACCGCGTAGTAAAGGCGGGACAGATAATCCAACCAATTTAGTCTGTTGTTGTGAGACTCATAATATGGCAAAGGGGAATATGTCGTATGAAGAGTTTACAGGGAAAAAGTTACCGAAAATAAGAGATTTTCGGTCAACAGTTTTTATGAATGTTTTAAGAGATTATCTTGTGCCTAAATTACAAAAAATAGCGTATACATTTGGGTTATATACTAAAAGGACAAGAAGAGAGTGGGGGTTAGAGAAATCGCATATTAATGATGCTATTGCTATTACAGGGATAAGGCCAAAGAAGCAAGATGATGTGTGGTATTATTGTGAAGCAAGTTAG
- the tnpA gene encoding IS200/IS605 family transposase, producing the protein MKLDTNKHSVFLLHYHLVLVIKYRRDVITDQISKRLKEIFEYIQPSYNITLLEWNHDRDHVHVLFKATPTTQLSKFINAYKSASSRLIKKEFPEIRKKLWKGNFWSRSYCLISTAGVPIEIIRKYIESQGAKSAQSL; encoded by the coding sequence ATGAAGTTAGATACTAATAAACATTCAGTATTTCTTTTACATTATCATCTTGTGCTGGTAATAAAATATAGACGTGATGTGATTACTGACCAAATTTCTAAAAGACTCAAAGAAATATTTGAGTATATCCAACCGAGCTATAACATAACACTGTTGGAATGGAATCATGACAGAGACCACGTACACGTCTTATTTAAAGCTACTCCAACAACGCAACTTTCAAAATTCATAAACGCCTACAAAAGTGCTTCATCAAGACTTATAAAGAAAGAATTTCCAGAAATTAGAAAAAAGCTTTGGAAAGGAAATTTTTGGTCCAGAAGCTATTGTTTGATATCGACAGCTGGAGTACCAATTGAGATAATTAGAAAATACATCGAAAGTCAAGGTGCTAAGAGTGCTCAGAGCCTATAA
- a CDS encoding RNA-guided endonuclease TnpB family protein, giving the protein MLRAYKYRIYPTKEQREFFEKTFGSCRFVWNKILEEKLQALERGERLPRITPAKYKEEFPFLREVDSLALANVQLQQEQAFRNHFKNRKMFGIPKFKKKKDKQSFTTNNQNGTVMLIAEYLKIPKLKTLIRMKQHRTFEGTIKSVTISKTKTGKYYVSVLVEEEPKQDYNNNKKNLICGIDVGIISFATIATDTGIVKIEYPKYLIKNEKRLKRLQRQLSRKQRNSKNYEKARIVLAKKHEYIRNAREDFLHKLSKTIIDDNQVVVVEGLNIKGLTRTKLAKHILDNSWSKFISFLKYKADMYDVKVIEAGQFFPSSKTCSICGYINKELELKDRVWTCPKCGTTHDRDENAAINLREYGLDLYNQLVGMEQPELTPVETGPLPQGKSGR; this is encoded by the coding sequence GTGCTCAGAGCCTATAAGTACAGAATTTATCCGACAAAGGAACAAAGAGAATTTTTTGAAAAAACCTTTGGCAGCTGTAGATTTGTTTGGAATAAAATACTTGAAGAAAAATTGCAAGCTTTGGAACGCGGTGAAAGACTTCCAAGAATAACTCCTGCCAAATATAAAGAGGAATTTCCTTTTCTAAGGGAAGTAGATAGTCTTGCACTTGCTAATGTACAGTTACAACAAGAGCAAGCATTCAGAAATCACTTCAAAAATAGAAAAATGTTTGGAATACCGAAATTCAAAAAGAAAAAAGACAAACAATCTTTTACTACAAACAACCAAAACGGAACAGTAATGCTTATTGCCGAGTATCTGAAAATACCAAAACTAAAAACACTAATAAGAATGAAACAGCACAGAACATTTGAAGGAACTATAAAGTCAGTAACAATTTCAAAAACAAAAACAGGGAAGTATTATGTTAGCGTGCTTGTTGAAGAAGAACCAAAGCAAGATTACAACAATAACAAGAAAAATCTAATATGTGGAATAGACGTTGGAATTATAAGCTTTGCTACAATCGCAACTGATACAGGAATTGTGAAGATTGAATATCCAAAATACCTTATTAAAAACGAAAAACGACTAAAAAGATTACAAAGGCAGTTATCAAGAAAACAACGGAATTCGAAAAACTATGAAAAAGCAAGAATAGTGCTTGCCAAAAAGCATGAATATATAAGAAACGCAAGAGAAGATTTTCTTCATAAATTGTCAAAGACCATCATAGACGATAACCAAGTCGTGGTGGTTGAAGGATTAAATATTAAAGGACTGACAAGAACAAAACTTGCCAAACACATCCTTGATAATTCATGGTCAAAGTTTATAAGTTTTCTAAAATATAAAGCAGACATGTATGATGTAAAAGTAATAGAAGCAGGTCAATTTTTTCCTTCTTCAAAAACATGTAGTATATGCGGATACATTAACAAAGAACTTGAATTGAAAGACCGCGTCTGGACATGCCCTAAATGTGGAACAACTCACGATAGAGATGAAAACGCTGCAATAAACTTGAGAGAGTATGGATTAGATTTATATAACCAATTAGTAGGGATGGAACAGCCCGAATTGACGCCTGTGGAGACTGGACCTCTACCGCAAGGCAAGTCTGGTCGATGA
- a CDS encoding GatB/YqeY domain-containing protein: MTLKERLAFDLKDAMKNRNEAKIRTVRLLMSAIKNFEVEKMAQATDEEIVQIMIKEAKKRIESIDMYKQAGRNDLVSEEQEELDIINSYLPEQMSEDEIRQLVMKIIRQNNLSNPKDLGTAMKLIMPQVKGKADGKLVNKIVKEYLGG; this comes from the coding sequence ATGACTCTAAAAGAAAGGTTAGCTTTCGACTTGAAAGATGCTATGAAGAACAGAAACGAAGCAAAAATCAGAACTGTGAGATTACTTATGTCTGCTATCAAGAACTTTGAAGTAGAAAAGATGGCACAGGCCACCGACGAAGAAATTGTTCAAATTATGATCAAAGAAGCCAAAAAGAGAATAGAGTCAATTGATATGTACAAACAAGCTGGAAGGAATGATCTTGTATCAGAAGAGCAGGAAGAATTAGATATTATCAATTCGTATCTACCAGAACAAATGAGTGAAGACGAAATAAGACAATTAGTCATGAAAATCATCCGGCAAAACAATCTTTCGAATCCGAAGGACCTGGGCACAGCTATGAAATTGATAATGCCACAAGTGAAGGGAAAAGCTGATGGAAAACTGGTTAATAAAATAGTGAAAGAGTACTTGGGAGGGTAA